Proteins from a genomic interval of Drosophila melanogaster chromosome 2R:
- the Obp56i gene encoding Odorant-binding protein 56i, isoform A: MHFFTCCALLLVVVTLPTCFVQAGPIKDQCMAAAGITAQDVANRHETDDPGHSVKCFFRCFLENIGIIADNQIIPGAFDRVLGHIVTAEAVERMEATCNMIKSETSHDESCEFAWQISECYEGVRLSDVKKGQRTRNHRG; this comes from the exons atgcattttttcaCCTGCTGTGCATTATTGTTAGTCGTCGTTACATTACCAACATGTTTC GTACAAGCAGGTCCCATTAAGGATCAATGCATGGCGGCGGCGGGCATCACAGCACAAGATGTTGCGAATCGTCATGAGACCGACGACCCTGGCCATAGTGTCAAGTGCTTTTTCCGCTGTTTTCTAGAAAACATTGGCATTATCGCCGATAACCAGATAATACCCGGTGCTTTTGACCGAGTTCTAGGCCATATAGTTACCGCGGAAGCCGTAGAGCGAATGGAAGCGACGTGTAATATGATTAAGAGCGAGACATCCCATGACGAGTCTTGTGAATTCGCCTGGCAAATCTCCGAGTGCTACGAAGGAGTAAGATTATCAGATGTTAAGAAGGGCCAAAGAACTCGAAATCACAGAGGATAA
- the Obp56i gene encoding Odorant-binding protein 56i, isoform B produces the protein MVVCVQRTQVQAGPIKDQCMAAAGITAQDVANRHETDDPGHSVKCFFRCFLENIGIIADNQIIPGAFDRVLGHIVTAEAVERMEATCNMIKSETSHDESCEFAWQISECYEGVRLSDVKKGQRTRNHRG, from the coding sequence GTACAAGCAGGTCCCATTAAGGATCAATGCATGGCGGCGGCGGGCATCACAGCACAAGATGTTGCGAATCGTCATGAGACCGACGACCCTGGCCATAGTGTCAAGTGCTTTTTCCGCTGTTTTCTAGAAAACATTGGCATTATCGCCGATAACCAGATAATACCCGGTGCTTTTGACCGAGTTCTAGGCCATATAGTTACCGCGGAAGCCGTAGAGCGAATGGAAGCGACGTGTAATATGATTAAGAGCGAGACATCCCATGACGAGTCTTGTGAATTCGCCTGGCAAATCTCCGAGTGCTACGAAGGAGTAAGATTATCAGATGTTAAGAAGGGCCAAAGAACTCGAAATCACAGAGGATAA